One Ciconia boyciana chromosome 16, ASM3463844v1, whole genome shotgun sequence genomic window, CTGAAGTCGTTTGTCTCCAGCCTGAAGGACTGCATGGACAGTGGGTACGCAGAGGACAGCGACGAGAGCTCCCTGGACATGGTGGGGAGGCCGGAGCTGAAGGCAGAGAAGACCCACCACAAATACAGACACACGCTGACCAACAAGATCTACAAACTgttcaaaagcaaaagccagcTGGTCTTGAGGAGAGACCTGAAGGACTGCCCGGACACAGGCTCGCTCTCGCTGCCCCTGCGCCGGACCGAGAGCCTGTGTACCCCCCAGGCAAAGCACCGCATCCCGGCACGCTCCCGGCGCGCTCACTCGCTGCCGCAGCACGTCCTGAGCCAGCGGCTTCCAGCCCTGCTAGCCCCGCGGCACCTCAGCCTCCACCGACGGCCCTTTCTCAGCTATGATGAGGATACCAAGGTGTCCACGCTGCGTGTCGTGGTCTTCGGCTCCGACCGCATCTCGGGGAAAGTGGCCCGAGCCTACAGCAACCTCAGGTGAGCCAGGCTGCGTGGGGGACCTGGCTGCAGGTACCTGGCCCTGCTGGGACATGCCGGAGGGCTTGGCTCACCcagccctctccttccttctcctagGCTCAAGGAGAGCACCTGCCCCTCACTGACAAGGTACTTCAAGCTGCAGTTTTTCTACGTCCCCGTGAAGAGGAGCTGCTTGGCTCCATCAACCCTGCTGATGCATCCCTCCCCGTCCCTGGGGGATCCGCAGCTCCGGGCCTCGGCACAGGCGGTAGGTGTCCTGCTCGCTGCGGGGCTTGCGGTACCAACGGCGCTGTGCTTGGCCCCAAGAGCGGTGTGCGaggaggctggcagggcaggctgagggCAGCGTTGGTGTCTCTTCTACCAGCCCCAAGCATGGGGTGAGGAGCCTGGGGGGGCCCCTGGTGTGACCCCTGTGTGTCTGGTTTCAGGATCCCACcttggctgggatggagagcAGCACCAATGACATCTCCCACTACATCGGCATGTTGGATCCATGGTACGAGCGCAACGTTCTTGGGCTGATGAACCTGCCCATGGACGTCCTGTGTCAGGTATGTGCATGCCAGCTGGTAGGGCTTGGCGTCCCCCTTCCCCGAGGTACAGGGCAGTTGAGCGGAGAGCTTCTGCTTAGCACTGGGCCACCACGATCCTGTACAGCAGGCTGTGCTACATGGACACGGGATAGAGATGGGTGGTCAGGAGGAGGGTTTCCATTTCTGGCAGGGTGGGATGGGCAATTCTTGGCACCGGGCTGTGGGTACCATGTACCCCATCAGGCTTGTGACTTTCTTGCTGCAGTCTGCCAAGCCAGAGGCTGAGTCCCAGGAGGATTCCCAGGAGCAGCTGCCCATCCTGGCCGACATGATCCTCTACTATTGCCGATTTGCCATGCgccccatcctgctgcagctctACCAGACAGAGGTAGGCAAAGGGCCTCAGCCTTGTCTTGGtgagggggaaagggaggtCTTCTGCCAGTGTCGCCAACTTGGGACCTGCCTGTGAAGCGGTCGGGGTATGCCACAGCCACCACGTGCTGGTGAGGCAGAGCTCGGTCTCCTCTTATTCCCCAGGTGCCCACGGTGTTTTGGCTGATGCTCCTGGCTCAGAGACTGAGAGCGTGCAGGTCCTGCCCAGACAATCCTTAAGTCACACAGACAGTTTTCCATCCAAACACCTTTCCCCATGACACAGTGACTCATGTCAGTGCTGACAGGTTATTCACATCACTGGAAGTCCCTCCAGCGCTCTGCTTTCCAAACCAAGCCCCTCCATGAAGCCTATTTTCCACGCCTCGCTGTGTGCACAGGGCAGATGTGGTGGGGAAGGTTGAATGCACAGCTGCAATGTCCGCTTTGGTGCGGTGGCATGGGActggctgcagtggggctgcGGCAAGCAGAGTTGCTGCTGTTCATGGGATTTGTGTTGCCCAAAGCGATGCCCAGACCCTGCTGTTAGGCTCATTGTGGGCTTTCTTTCCAGTGGGCTGGGGAGTTTTCTTCAAgtgaaaattagattttttttttttgggttgttttacTTGCTGGTCGTCTGTTAAAACAATCGGAAGTACAGCTAAAGGCAAGTGTCACCCAAGGCAGTTGTTGAAAggtgtattttgaaaatgtgaaaggaTTGTCCCAAACTGCCCTGTTTCCTGCAGAAAGGAGTGAGGGGGTGAATGTTGCCTGGTGTGGGCTGGGTCTCCTCACCACCACATCTTCCCTATTCTCCTCCTGGCAGCTCACCTTCATTGGGGGAGAAAAGATGACCGAAGTCTTCATCCATTCCCTCGAGCTGGGCCACTCGGCAGCCACGCGGGCCATCAAGGCGTCAGGTTTGTAGCTGTTTCTGCACCTGCAGCCTTGGGGTGGAGGTCTGCAAACCACTGGGCTGGGAGATAAATGGAaagaggggctggagggagtGTGGGCTGCAAGAGGTGTCTGAGCCCAGGCTGCATTGTGAGCAAAGATCCAGACATCTTTTCACAAATTTGGAAGGGAAGCATTGTAGTTCTTGCATTCCCCTTCAGGACCAAAGCTGTGGCAATGCCTTGTTGTTTTTAACGCTGTTAACTCGAAAACGTATTTGCAATAACACAGCTTCAAGcccatttccttcctctcatCAGCACCTGGCCAAGTGCAGCtcatcatcttttctttttgctgctttctgttgtttgtgCTTTGTCCCGGAGTGTCATTTATAAAAAccctctttccatttccttaGTTTACTGGGCAAAACAAGATTCGTGTGTGTGCTTGGAGCCTTCCTGCAAGGGAGATCCATGAGGAATTTATGAAACACTAAGGAATTTATGAAATTACTAGAGACAAGAAGCAATGGCAGAAGCATGTGCCTGCAGCGTGGTCTCCAGCTCTCTCCCGGGTACCAAGGACAACATACTGtctgctgcagtgcagctcGCAGAGACATCTCATGGCCAACCAACAATACTGCATTTAGACACgctgcttaatttttttaaccaattGCTTTTCTGTGATCTCGCCTTGTCTTTCTAAACAGAGCTCGTAAAATATCCTGTATATGAAGTGTCACCACCCCACTCCCCCAAAATACGTGTTTGGCCAAGACCTCTTCCCAATAACTCATGAAACCACCAATCCTttctgactgattttttttttttttttttcccttgggttgTCTGGCAGCACACCACTTAACATCTGCAAAAAattatccaggaaaaaaaaagttactaagTGTCGGGCACAGTATTTCAAGGCTAATTTAATGTGGGCACAAATATGCCCAGAAAAACAGGAGCTGGGTTAGCAATGCGGCCttttattgctttgtgttttcccTGGAGCACTGACCCCTCTGCACCGGCTTAGCCAGCACCGCTTTCAgttttgcagagctgcttgTTGTGCTTTGTGTTGAAATTTCTGCACTGGATTAATTGCTTTCTGGCAGCTTTTAAgccaccttttctttttgcctttttgctcCACAGCTGTGTTCagcaaaccattttttttttccctttctgtaggTACTGAATGTGCTGCTGTATCAGTAGCCAGCTGAAGAATGGGGATAAAAGGCCACTGTGTGACATTTGCTCCTTGTTTTGTGCAGGTCCAGGCAGCAAAAGGCTGGGCATAGATGGAGACAGAGAAGCAATCCCACTAACACTACAGATCGCCTACAGCAAGGTGAGTGCACGGGACTTCCACAAAGACAAATGGGGCAGAAAACCACTTCAGTGCTGGGCAAACACGTCTCTGAGAGAGGCAAACGCTGACAGTCTGGTGGAGGAGCCCGAATCCAAGCCCAGATGAGCCAAACTCAAGCTAATTGTTTACTTACTGGCTAATTGGGGGTGGCTTTCCACTCCTGTTCAGCCCAGTAAAATAGGGAATGTGCAGCCAGTTTCCATAGACTGGATGTGTACTCAGTGCCACTTTACACTGGTGGACTTTGCTTCCAGAGAGCGATCTTCTGCTGGTCACAGCAGTCCTCCTATTTTGTTGGTTCCTTTGCAGTTATTTAGTGTTAAGCCTGGGCAATTTTTGTAAATCCAAggttaaatgaattttaatgcCTACTGAAACTTTGTCTGTGCAGCTCCAGGTAAATCCACATTGGAGCTAGTCCAGCCAGATGGTTTGTGGTGGGAGGCAGGGTAATATCAGCCTGGAGCGTGACATCTCATGGGCTTTGGTCTCTGCAGACAGCCATCAGTGGAAGAAGTCACTGGAATGATGTTGAGAAGGTCTGCACTTCTGTCAACCTTAGCAAAGCCTGCAAGAAGTATGAAGAACTAGGTGGGTAGAGGTGGTCTTTGTGGCTCTGTGTAGGGAGCAATGGGAGGGACTGGTGGAGCAAGAGGACAGCGTGGATCTTCTAGCTGTGGAGCAAAGCAGAGATGTGTGAATGCAGGAGAAGATACATGTGGAAGGTGCCTGGTGTTCCCTGGGGCATACTGTAGTCTTTGGCTGTCCTTAGCACCACATCAGGGATGAAGGGCATTTGATTTCCCGTTGTGCTAAAGCTTCCAGCCAGGGAAATGGGATGTCCATtagggatggggctgggatggTCCAAACAGCAGGATGATCACTGGAGAGTGGTGCTTTCCATAACAGCACTTGTTTAGTAAGGAGAAGGAGAGACAGGTAAAACTGTTGTTAAGTGAAGTAGGACCAAGGGAGAGGGTGCTTGTCCTGCTGTCCACAGCAGCCGTGCCTTGCAGCCAGCTTTCAGCAGGCTCTCGCTAAGCTGGTACTTCAGTCTGGTTTCCTTCCTGCAGCTCAGAGATAGCTGGCTGCCACATAGTTTTGcttcatagcttttttttctaatcaggTTTCCAATGGGGTATTAATAAGGCTTTGAggcttttaaaatcagcaagACTTTtagtctgtgtgtgtatttagaagcaatacctgttcattcTTGCTTAAGAACTGCCGTTTTGGCAATCAGACGCCCAGTTCTGAGTAAAttgaggggttttttagttCCTCTTTCCTCGTGTGCTTTGTGTCTGGCAGATGTGTGGTTTGTAAGCAGAGTAGTGAGGGCAAATGGGTCATCTACCAAATAGGGGAGAGCTCCTACATGCCCCATGGAGCTCAACCTAAACCCCTATCCCTCCTGTCCTACCTGTTGCTACCCCATCCATGAAGCCATGCAAACAACCctggaaaaaacccagcagGAATTAATTTCTCACTTCCTCTGTATATTTCGAGTTGGATGTTTCTGTGCTCGTTCAGCAGCTTTGCTTGTGCTGCCAGCGCTGTGGGTTTGCTTCAGAGGGTGTCCTCAGTTCCATGTTGGGGAGAAGCTTCTCCTTCATGAATCTCCTTCCTTCCAAGAGAAACCCGGTCCCCTTGATTGTCTCCGTTGGTTTTCACATTCAGCAGTTTGACCACAGGATGTCACTGTAATTCCAGACACGAAAAAGCATCTCCAGGTGGACTGCAAGAAAGGCCAAGCTGGGAGAGCTAGCATTTCCTCATGATGATGGggcaatgtttttttttctcctgtttagGTCCTAAGATAGTTAAATATCCTTTTCTGCTATGTTTGGAAAGCAGTTGGAAATTACAGAGGACGTTTACCTCCATGTGTGTGTCTGattgctttctttctgtgtggGTTAGCATGAGGGAAGTAAAGCTAGAACTGTACTGCATTTCCCCCAACAGTGGGGTCCTGCTGAGAGCCACTGGTTCTGGGATGCtttggggggtggagggacCACTTGGTTTCCCACCAGTGGCCCAGAAGCCGCAAGTGataacagttttcttttgttacagCCTCAAAGACAGAGTGTCTCAACTTAACCATGACAGAGGTGGTCAAAAGGCAAAACTCCAAATCCAAAAAAAGTTTCAATCAGGTAACTCAAATCTTTTACATTTGGTAACAGGACGTCAGCCTCACTCAGctgggagggaagcagggcagGAGACAGTAGCTCCTTGGGGGATCTGTTTGCTGTTGGCCACCAGGCCTGTTTTAGGGGTACccagctccccttccctgcacagGGAAATGCCCTGAGCCTGGCAGCTCCCTCACTCAGACTCTTCTTCTATCAGCAGATCAGCGTGTCCCAGATAAAAGTAGACAAGGTCCAGATTATTGGTGTCCAGTCGTCCTTCGCCGTGTGCCTGGACCAGGATGAGCAGAAGATCCTGCAGAGTGTAACCAGGTAGGAACTGCAATACTGCAGTCAGCCCTCCTGGGATGGTGCATCCTGTGTGTAAGGACTTGTCCATGAAGCGTGGGTGGCCACCGAGGGGATGAGGTCCTGAGCATCATGGTGGATCTATGCCAGATGCCCAAGCTGGGTGACATAGCCCCAAGCTCTGTAGCGCAGCTGAGCTCAGGTGGGATGGATGGTTCTGCTCAGATCCCAGCAGTAGTTTACCTTCATGACTGACACAGTCTAAAGAGCGGTCCCCAGTGAACTGTTCAGCTCTGTAAAGACAGCTCTTTCAGCAAGACCAGTCATAAGCCAGAAGAAAGCTATGCAACATAAAGAGGTATTTGGAGAGCACTGGGCATATGAGCAGAGCCTTCAACTTCTAAACCTCATTTGGGTTCTCCACCACCTTTGGCATACCCATTGCAGAAGAAACCCATGAGCTTCATGGGAGAGACTGGGGTAGAGCAAGAATTGTTTGTTTGACTGTTCATCCATCAGTCATGTCTCCAGGGAACCAAGCTGGCTCCCCAGGTGATGGAATTTGAAAACTCACTGTAGACAACATAATTCCATGAGCACAAAGAGATCAAACCAGTTGATCCATGGGTCTTAAAAATGTGcaagcattttaatttctccctCAGAGCAGAACTCTGCAAGGTTATGCTGCCTCCAATGGAAAAAGATTTCGGATCTTATTTCTTAAGTAAAACACTTCTCTTTAGGGTTATTTAACTTGTTTGTTGTGCAACTCAAGGGGCTAGTGGGAAAGTTCAATgcacaaaatagaaaatgagctacttccctctccccaaaacTTGGGGGATGCAAAAGTTCTCATTTTCCCTAATGAGTTTCAGAAATTCCTCTCTATGGATGCTTCTGCTCTAGGTCCCAATCTGACCCAGCTTAAAGACCTGAACTCTCAGCACTCAAACGCCAGTCCTGTTAAAGACTGCACTGATGCAGTTTGTTTGCAGGTATTTCTGCTGCACCTGAGGACCATGATTCTCAGCCACACACCTTACGTATaacttggtttcttttcattcccCTGCAGGTGTGAGATCTCTGTGTGCTACAAACCCAGGGACAGCGATCTCTTTGCACTGAGAAGGTCCTCTTTGCCTTCCCAGGACACCTCTGAGTTTCATTCTCTCCTGTGTTTACCCATTGCCACCTTCAGTGGAGCACTGCCATAGAAGAACCCTGTGTCCTCTCAGGCCAGACTCGCATCCAACACCAATATAGCCTCAGGAAAAGGAAGCTGACTGTCATCCTTTGGGCTGGAGATCCATCCGTTCTTGTCCAAGACATCCTGCAGTCCAAAGCGTTAGCATGGTGGCTGAGCTGCTCCTGATCTGGGCTTAGCCTGTCCTTGGGAAATGGGAACATTGGTGGTGTCCTCTGGTATCTCTCAGGGTTCCTCAGCAATGGGAGGAAAGTGGTTTCCTTGAGATCTCAACCTGGTTCAGCAGACTGCCAACACCTGGATTGAGAGGGCAAGGCAAGGACAGTGATATTTTCCTGCTAGCAAATGGTGCTGTGGCTGTATTTGACAATGACTGCAAGGCCAGTGTGATCTGGGGGGAGCTCATGGGGGGGGACACTTTGGAAAATATGTCCTTGGATGATTGGTGGTAGGTGGCCTTCAACGTATGCAGAGTTGCAGACCACCCAACCGAAGTGCTGATGGCATTTCACCCTTAACAGGTCGAGGATGCTCAGGACAGTTCTTTTGGGATGGGAACAGGCTTTCTCaacatttcctttaaattatgAAGGTTGGGTGTCTTGCAGAGAAacagtgcagagcagagcaaccAGCTGAGGCCCAGAAAGACCCCAGCATGGGTTGTAGACTCCTGCTTGCGCTCCAGTGAATTGAGTGCAATAGGCCATACCAGGGCATGGACAGCTTGTAATGTACACATGCGTTTACTGTAAATCCAGGACCTGCAGGAGATGAACCTCCAATTTCTGCAGAATTTGAGAGTTCACCCAGGAGATGCACTCCCTGTTCAGCTCATGTTCTTccatcctgctccccagcactgtATGCTAGAGACATCCCAGAGGCTGAATCCTCAATAGTTGCTTGAAATATGGCAGGAACCATGCTCACATTCATAGGAGGGAGGTAGGTACTAGGAAAACTAGGATTGCCTAAAGCTTACCTGAGGAGGCAGCTTTGCTAGAGAAGGACCCAGCACCAAAAACACTAGTGACATTTGCAAGATAGAATTTGAgatcccccctcccctgcaaaGAGGCTTTCCGTCCTCTTCATTCTCTCTGCAAGGCTGTAGGTACAGAAAGGTGCAATAGTTGGGGGTATTTAGAGGTATTCTGACCCCAGGAGCAAAAAATGAGATTGAAAAGCCTTGCCGGGTTTCATAGACCTCAAGCTGTTTCTCAGTAGTTCTTGGTGATTGCACTAATAACAGGCAGAAGAACACGCTGCCTACTGCAGGCTAAAAGGATCTTAATGTTGAGGACACGTGCTCCCTAGAAAACATCTGGAAGGGACCCCTGATactgctggggggctgcagggctcagccacGGTGTGATGAGTTCAGTGATCCCTTGATCCTCCAGAAAATGGGACCTGGTCAGCTCTTAGCACTAGTTAGAACAAGGTTGGGCTCTGTCCCCAAGGGCTGGTAGCACAGCAGCAGTGTCATTTGAGGTTAAATCTGCCAGGAAAAGGGCCAGAGTCCCTGGGGGCTTCAGTTGTCTCTGGGGAGCATGGGTCAGGCTTGTCTGCTGGATTCTTCCATGTCCCTCCTGGAAGTGTTTGGGAGATCCCTCCTGTGCCAGTGACTCTGATCCTGGCCCCGCTGGCTGCTGGACCTGCTTTCTGTCCCCACTGCCTCTGTTGTTTGGGGACAGCTTGGTCTGGGCCCAGTGGTAAACATCTCAGGTTGAGAAGGTGCCAGGTGGCTCTTTGGTGTCCTCAGCAGCTGTGGATGCAGCTTCTGCCAATGGCCAGAGATGAGCAAAAATGAGACATGAACATGCTCCCGAGGCCTCTGCACTTCATCCTTCTACTTGAATAAACCATCCCAAGGATGGTGTTGCCTTGTGGACTCCAAGAAAAGACCATCATGTGGGGCAAAGCATCACTTGAACATACGCATGTGCTCTGGCTCCACCATGATGCAAAGCCGGCTTGGACTGCCAGCAAGGACCCACCTTTCCTGGCCACGCACTGACCCTGGGAGCACCCACCTTTTCCTACATGCATGGAGCAGCGTCCGTCTCTTGCTCGCAGCATGGACTGGGCAGGGACACCAAGTCACTGCCAAGTCGTGGTGGGCTGTCCCCTCTCTCACAGGGTGCCTGTGGGGCAATGTGGGAATGCACACTGAGGTCACTGCTGTGCATTTCTGCACATCAGTATTTTAAGTCCAGTAGGCTCCAGGgatcagaaacagattttaatagCTCTTTCCACACACTTGGAAAAAGTTTTCCCGTTGACTTTTCATTTCCCAAACAGGTTTGTGTGCATCTCCTCATATGGGGCTGAAATTTGACAGCTGGGTTTTTTATTCAATACTTTAAAATAGCACCTTATCCTGTCAAAACATTGCTATTTGTGATCTTGATATCCGTGGCTAAATATATCCCTGCCGCTGTTAATGATATAAACCTCTTTGGTTTCAGCTGGCCCTACAGAAATACTAGAGAACAGAATTTCCATCTCATAgagaaaaacaagcacaaaCTCTAGGGACTCATAATCCTGGCTAAGGTTTTGACCTCTGATGCTTCCTGGAAATGAAAAGTCCAAGGTTCTTTCAGGCCATCCTTGTACATATGTTCAACCTCACCAAATCTGTGTAATGTCTGTGCTGATCTGTAAAATACTGTTCAAAGAAGTTTTAAGgtaattgtaaaatattaaatgttgatttatttcaAGGACAAGTACAGCGTTTGAGTCGAGTGATTCCTGAGCAGGCGGGAGGCACAGGAGGAGGCTCCGTATCTCCatgaggagggcagggagcaccCGGGTCCTTTGCAGAGTAGCTGAcctgaaagcaggaaaaggcTCATAAAGTCATTATGTTCATGAGCTTCGTCCCAGAGGGCATGACATGGAGACCTGCAGCGGTTAATTGAGCTGCTTCTGTTCTGTGAAtaaaaaagcaggttttgatGCTGTAAATCCAAAATTGGTTTGATGCTGGattaaggagaaaagaaactaGCAGAGCTTGTGCGTGCAAGGTAAGATCTGTGCATACCCTTCCCTTCTAGGAGGCTCCTTGACCTTTGGTGTGTTGCTTTGCAGAGAAATATGAGTTACACTGAGAGCTGAGCAcctggcagctcctggggcCATGGACAAGGTCCAGCCCCGGGGTGCACAGCAGAGGCCTGGGACGAAGGGTGATTGCCTGGGGTTGGCAGGTTTTTGCTCAGCAGCTGGGTATTGGGGTATTTCTGACTTGGAAATCTCTTCTGTATCTTTGAGGATGCAGACTTTGCAGATGGAGCTGTTGCTACTGAAGGTActctgaaatatgaaatgatGCTTGCAAATGTTTGTCTCAAGTGttccccttcttttcctgtGGATATTCAAGGAAAGAGGCTTAGTTGGTAGGTGTGAGGGCCAATGTGTCGTAATCAAATAAACAACGTGGGAAAAGTCATTTCAGCTCAGACGAGCCAAAAACCAGATGAGAATAACTTTTGTTAATCAATGCTTTGTTATGTATTAGCTATCAAATTTTTTCACTCTGATTAGAGAATAACAAaaggtgttttttaaataaaaagaaaagggtcttctgaaaaggcaaataaaattcaaaaggaaaatactttattttctgagcTGGAATGAtaatctgcttttgtttgttctcaacaaaaaaaccccaaaccctaaaCCACAACCCCCCCCTtccctgttcttttctttttaagaagaaaagtggaaagagGAACATGCATGCTTAAatctgaagcagaaagaaggTACTTTGTTCTAAAAACGTGCATGACAAAAAGTTTAGGATCAGGGCTCAAGTCTGATCCTTGAAGTGCTGTATAGCTGAGGGTTTTGTTCTTGTAAGTACAAAAGATTTAGCACACAGCTGCTGATAAAATAAGGAAGGCCGGGTTAAGGCTAGACTATTTAACAAAACTAGTTTTGCCTCTTGTAGATATGCTCAAATCAACTCGACAGAGCTTTTTGCAACTCTCACAGCATCAAAGCTGAGCTGGTCTGTGGCCTGTCTGCATCTGTGAGGGATGGGAAGATGGTGAATAAGGTGATTTGGCATTTCAGGATGGGAACACCAACTTACATTGGCTTCCTGAATGAGATAGGTTATACAAAAAAAAGTGCCTTGGGGTTTTGGTATGTGTTAATTTATCAAAGTGCAGTGGCAGTTTGAGATGGTCCCCTGCTCTGTCAGGGGTTGTCATCCCACAGCCACCTCAGCTGAAGCTGCTGGACTCGGCACAGCTGGAGTGGGATGCGCTCCACCACCAGTGAGGTGGGGCACGGAGATGTGGTGTGGAAATGCACTATGGGGTGACTTTGCACCACCCACCATCAGTGGTGACCCTCCATCCTCTGGTCTTCTCCAATGGCACTTTGTGCATAGGTGCTCCTCATCTTTACTGGTGTGATCCCCACAGTTTCACCTCACCAGCACAACAAGGAGCATCCCAGTGTAGATGCTTGCATCAGGTGCCAGTGTGCCACAGGAGCTGGTTGAGAGCCAAATCTGCCACCCCACAGCCACTGTGGCTCAGCACTGGCA contains:
- the PIK3R5 gene encoding phosphoinositide 3-kinase regulatory subunit 5; amino-acid sequence: MQHTTCTEDRIYHALERCLHGLSRGAVSSRWAAGLCLNCWSLQELVSRDAGNYLILVEKILSKTKEVQEKCDYDLVTPLALLFYYAVLYAPHFPPGSDLLLKATSVYHSFLTWPVPYCDIFRELLTFISNELKAPGISFQRLVRTEQGLPVKNYQSSTVTVLLLNRSEVRSEFLSIAEKLSAGEHPQHATLVLLLEHLYQANFGTRCDLDSLHHLLKSKTLEELSKIYASAADAQEIAAASSDPVPARDRLQSMLQDIAGAASFPAIAGETQPRKLHTIPIPAARCYTYSWDQDNFDILNDVLSKECSVVEPMASENEEEDEEEEEEVETDGCSPERDSLLSPICAISKDSVYSALSEEGSKSSRVSLFTTSKDSISELTVVSRKSLKSFVSSLKDCMDSGYAEDSDESSLDMVGRPELKAEKTHHKYRHTLTNKIYKLFKSKSQLVLRRDLKDCPDTGSLSLPLRRTESLCTPQAKHRIPARSRRAHSLPQHVLSQRLPALLAPRHLSLHRRPFLSYDEDTKVSTLRVVVFGSDRISGKVARAYSNLRLKESTCPSLTRYFKLQFFYVPVKRSCLAPSTLLMHPSPSLGDPQLRASAQADPTLAGMESSTNDISHYIGMLDPWYERNVLGLMNLPMDVLCQSAKPEAESQEDSQEQLPILADMILYYCRFAMRPILLQLYQTELTFIGGEKMTEVFIHSLELGHSAATRAIKASGPGSKRLGIDGDREAIPLTLQIAYSKTAISGRSHWNDVEKVCTSVNLSKACKKYEELASKTECLNLTMTEVVKRQNSKSKKSFNQISVSQIKVDKVQIIGVQSSFAVCLDQDEQKILQSVTRCEISVCYKPRDSDLFALRRSSLPSQDTSEFHSLLCLPIATFSGALP